One stretch of Aquimarina sp. Aq107 DNA includes these proteins:
- a CDS encoding AraC family transcriptional regulator encodes MRVLTTPIVFTILLLIFCNGFAFQEKSISNNDSEFILNEKNRDTVESYLFQISNKDLDLGELGYKTYLDRGLKEKNDTIQFWANFYLGNISHSKKDYNLAIQYGNKAVYSAEKLDQGNYIVSGLSILGACYQEKRDRENALKQYLLMKKVITKYNLKQYEIDNLVSIGQIRIRLNQNEKALVSLQKGLELLQKPTYKSDTNHDARYLSAIQGIGVCYYKMGNYDKALNYDYKGLQYAEERDLKTYIISFNLNIGEVYIGKKKYEKALSYLAIAKSDILKENKKNDPDLFTANLHIATCFFWKEEYKKTRELLLENFEHLKENLEIEKIREASDLAKKCGEKLNDTDLQFKYSNEYNKIIQSLYENENSAQEKLYDYDIENLEKQNQDLISQNTIYIISFLFALTLAIAALIYNIKTKRKNKLLYEELQKERIHESIPEKDIPVVSKNEFITDKKIENLLQKLSALEKTEFYLTIDCNLYNTAKKIDTNTTYLSKIINEYKKQSFNEYVNELRIKYFRNRLNNDPKFRSYTIKAIAGELGYGSVNTFASAFKKQTGLSHSYYIKKVSTEITNTNEKNGIKS; translated from the coding sequence ATGAGAGTTCTTACCACACCTATAGTATTTACCATACTCTTATTAATATTTTGTAATGGATTTGCTTTTCAGGAAAAGAGTATATCCAATAATGATTCAGAATTTATTCTAAATGAAAAAAATAGAGATACTGTAGAATCGTATCTATTTCAAATTTCAAATAAAGATTTAGATCTAGGAGAATTAGGCTATAAAACTTATTTAGATAGAGGGCTCAAAGAAAAAAATGATACAATTCAATTTTGGGCCAACTTCTATTTAGGCAATATAAGTCATTCAAAAAAAGATTATAATTTAGCTATTCAATATGGTAATAAAGCTGTGTATTCTGCAGAAAAATTAGATCAAGGAAATTATATCGTAAGTGGTTTATCTATTCTAGGGGCATGTTACCAAGAGAAAAGAGATCGTGAAAATGCGCTTAAACAGTACTTACTGATGAAAAAGGTTATAACAAAATATAACCTAAAGCAATATGAAATTGATAATTTAGTGAGTATTGGTCAAATACGAATACGATTAAATCAAAATGAAAAGGCATTAGTATCTTTACAAAAAGGTTTAGAATTACTTCAAAAACCAACATATAAATCTGACACTAATCATGACGCTAGATACTTGTCTGCTATCCAAGGTATTGGAGTGTGTTATTATAAAATGGGTAATTATGATAAAGCGTTAAATTATGATTATAAAGGATTACAATATGCCGAAGAACGTGATCTAAAAACATATATTATCAGCTTTAATCTTAATATTGGAGAAGTATATATAGGAAAGAAAAAATATGAAAAAGCGCTTTCCTATTTAGCAATAGCCAAATCCGATATATTAAAAGAAAATAAAAAAAATGATCCGGATCTTTTTACAGCGAATCTACATATAGCAACCTGTTTTTTTTGGAAAGAAGAATATAAAAAAACAAGAGAATTACTGCTTGAAAATTTTGAACACCTTAAAGAGAATCTAGAAATTGAAAAAATAAGAGAAGCCTCAGATTTAGCAAAAAAATGTGGAGAAAAACTCAACGATACCGATCTTCAATTTAAGTATAGTAATGAATACAATAAAATCATTCAATCTTTGTATGAGAATGAAAACAGTGCTCAAGAGAAACTATATGATTATGATATAGAAAATTTAGAAAAACAAAACCAAGATCTAATATCACAAAATACTATTTATATAATCAGTTTTCTTTTTGCACTTACCTTGGCTATCGCGGCATTGATATATAATATCAAAACCAAACGAAAAAACAAACTCCTCTACGAAGAATTACAAAAAGAAAGAATACATGAATCTATTCCAGAAAAAGATATTCCAGTGGTTTCGAAAAACGAATTTATCACTGATAAAAAAATAGAAAATTTATTGCAAAAATTGTCTGCTTTAGAAAAAACAGAGTTTTACTTAACCATCGATTGTAATCTATATAACACAGCAAAGAAAATTGATACCAATACGACCTATTTATCCAAAATAATTAATGAATATAAGAAACAATCATTCAATGAGTATGTAAATGAACTAAGGATTAAATATTTTAGAAATCGATTAAACAATGATCCTAAATTTAGGTCATATACCATTAAAGCTATTGCTGGTGAACTAGGATATGGAAGTGTAAATACCTTTGCATCTGCCTTTAAAAAACAAACAGGACTTAGTCATTCTTATTATATCAAAAAAGTAAGTACCGAGATTACTAACACGAATGAAAAAAATGGAATAAAGTCTTAA
- a CDS encoding DNA/RNA non-specific endonuclease, which translates to MKLLKLNSILYLLSFAVFITSCNVDDDNLHSEIETNPVSISGELKTETFLYDNEGPHDYNPNGKRQDGFIETYESGSKSSYAGASVTLSSGDWYLSDALLGGLSNDRKYGSKSVRIRNTGYAIMSFNMDNGAETIRIRHAKYGNDGTSTWRLIASYDNGASWYYIGSRVTTNSTTLNTVAFDVNETASVRYGIQKISGGSNRINIDNVEVVTSSTGGNAGIDSNITFGNPSDANTSSTNYYLSKPDFSLSYNNNTGTANWVSWHLSSAWTGNTPRCNCFKRDNDLPSSFFRATSSDYTNSGFDRGHLCPSADRNGSEDSNENTYYMTNIAPQAPDNNQRSWANFENYLRSLTLEGNEVHIIAGVAGSGGTGRNGFASSIDGGNIIVPDSFWKVALILPNGSNDINRVTTSTRVIAINVPNDQGISTDWTQFRTSVNSIESLTGYDLFENIDNAIESVIESVVDNGPSS; encoded by the coding sequence ATGAAATTATTGAAATTAAATTCGATTTTATACCTACTGTCTTTTGCTGTTTTTATAACAAGTTGTAATGTAGATGATGATAATCTTCATTCGGAAATAGAAACTAATCCTGTTTCTATAAGTGGAGAACTAAAAACTGAAACCTTTTTATATGATAATGAAGGACCACATGATTATAATCCAAATGGGAAAAGGCAAGATGGTTTTATAGAAACGTATGAGTCAGGTTCTAAATCAAGCTATGCAGGAGCAAGTGTTACTTTATCATCTGGAGATTGGTATTTAAGTGATGCATTATTAGGCGGGTTATCTAATGACCGTAAATACGGATCTAAATCTGTGAGAATTCGAAATACAGGCTATGCAATCATGTCTTTTAATATGGATAATGGCGCTGAAACTATTAGAATTCGTCATGCAAAATATGGCAACGATGGCACATCTACGTGGAGATTAATAGCTTCTTATGATAATGGTGCTTCTTGGTATTATATAGGTTCTAGGGTAACAACAAATTCTACAACGCTAAACACTGTGGCCTTTGATGTGAATGAAACCGCGAGTGTTCGGTATGGAATTCAAAAAATTTCTGGAGGATCTAATAGAATAAATATAGATAATGTAGAAGTAGTGACTAGCTCTACTGGTGGTAATGCTGGAATAGATAGTAATATTACCTTTGGTAATCCTTCTGATGCAAATACAAGCTCTACTAATTATTATCTTTCCAAGCCTGATTTTTCTTTATCATATAATAACAATACAGGAACAGCTAATTGGGTAAGTTGGCATTTAAGCAGTGCTTGGACTGGAAATACCCCAAGATGCAATTGTTTTAAAAGAGATAATGATTTACCAAGTAGTTTTTTCAGAGCTACATCTAGTGATTATACTAACTCAGGCTTTGATAGAGGACATTTATGTCCATCTGCAGATCGCAATGGATCAGAGGATTCTAATGAAAACACGTATTATATGACTAACATTGCTCCGCAAGCTCCGGATAATAATCAGAGAAGTTGGGCCAATTTTGAAAATTATCTCCGGTCATTAACGTTAGAAGGTAATGAGGTTCATATCATTGCTGGTGTAGCAGGAAGTGGAGGAACAGGAAGAAATGGTTTTGCCTCTTCTATCGATGGAGGTAATATTATTGTTCCTGATTCTTTTTGGAAAGTTGCTTTGATTTTACCTAATGGTTCTAATGATATTAATAGAGTAACGACTTCTACTCGAGTTATTGCTATCAATGTGCCTAATGATCAAGGTATAAGTACTGATTGGACTCAGTTTAGAACATCGGTTAATTCTATCGAAAGTTTAACAGGATATGATCTCTTTGAGAATATTGACAATGCTATTGAGTCAGTAATTGAGTCGGTTGTAGATAACGGCCCTTCAAGTTAA
- a CDS encoding CAL67264 family membrane protein — MGMNKNTVLAWATFIMILVGLGLIALGAFKYYDVSGWGFAAVGVGFLANAWVFNALKGRV; from the coding sequence ATGGGAATGAATAAAAATACAGTATTAGCGTGGGCCACATTTATAATGATTTTGGTAGGACTTGGTTTAATAGCACTTGGAGCATTTAAGTACTATGATGTCTCTGGTTGGGGTTTTGCCGCTGTTGGAGTTGGTTTTTTAGCTAATGCTTGGGTATTTAATGCTTTAAAAGGTAGAGTATAA
- the ettA gene encoding energy-dependent translational throttle protein EttA, which yields MSDDKKIIFSMSGVTKTFKSANTPVLKNIYLSFFYGAKIGILGLNGSGKSTLLKIIAGVDKNYQGDVVFSSDYSVGYLEQEPQLDPEKTVLEVVKEGAAEMVAVLDEYNKINDMFGLEEVYSDADKMQKLMDKQALLQDQIDAGNGWELDTKLEIAMDALRTPDSDKKIGVLSGGERRRVALCRLLLKEPDVLLLDEPTNHLDAESVHWLEHHLAQYKGTVIAVTHDRYFLDNVAGWILELDRGEGIPWKGNYSSWLDQKSKRLAQESKSASKRQKTLERELEWVRQGAKGRQTKQKARLKNYDKLMSQDQKQLDEKLEIYIPNGPRLGTNVIEATGISKAYGDKLLYEDLNFKLPQAGIVGIIGPNGAGKTTIFRMIMGEETPDKGSFSVGETAKLAYVDQSHSNIDPEKSIWQNFSDEQDLVVMGGKEVNSRAYLSRFNFGGSEQNKKVSTLSGGERNRLHLAMTLKEEGNVLLLDEPTNDLDVNTLRALEEGLENFAGCAVVISHDRWFLDRICTHILAFEGDSQVYFFEGSFSDYEENKKKRLGGDLMPKRIKYKKLVR from the coding sequence ATGTCAGATGATAAAAAGATTATCTTTTCTATGTCTGGAGTTACAAAAACGTTTAAAAGCGCTAACACTCCAGTTTTAAAGAATATATATTTAAGTTTTTTTTACGGTGCTAAGATTGGGATTCTTGGTCTTAATGGATCTGGTAAATCAACTTTATTAAAAATTATTGCGGGAGTTGATAAAAATTATCAAGGGGATGTAGTATTCTCTTCGGATTATTCTGTGGGATATTTAGAACAAGAACCGCAGTTAGATCCTGAAAAAACGGTTTTGGAAGTGGTTAAAGAAGGTGCTGCAGAAATGGTAGCTGTTCTTGATGAGTATAACAAAATCAATGATATGTTTGGTTTAGAAGAAGTCTATAGTGACGCAGATAAAATGCAGAAACTAATGGATAAGCAAGCATTATTACAGGATCAGATTGATGCTGGTAATGGTTGGGAACTGGATACCAAACTAGAAATAGCAATGGATGCGTTAAGAACTCCTGATTCTGATAAAAAAATTGGAGTTCTATCTGGAGGAGAGCGCAGAAGAGTAGCGCTATGTCGTTTATTGCTTAAGGAGCCTGATGTTTTACTATTAGATGAACCTACAAACCACTTGGATGCAGAATCAGTACATTGGTTAGAGCATCATCTGGCGCAGTATAAAGGAACTGTAATAGCAGTAACTCACGATAGATATTTCTTAGATAATGTTGCTGGTTGGATTTTAGAATTAGATAGAGGAGAAGGTATACCTTGGAAAGGTAATTATTCTTCTTGGTTAGATCAGAAATCTAAACGATTAGCACAAGAAAGTAAATCAGCTTCTAAACGTCAAAAAACTTTAGAGCGAGAATTAGAATGGGTTCGTCAAGGTGCGAAGGGAAGACAAACTAAGCAAAAAGCTCGTCTTAAGAATTATGATAAATTAATGAGTCAAGATCAAAAACAACTTGACGAAAAATTAGAAATATATATACCGAATGGACCACGATTAGGGACCAATGTGATTGAAGCTACAGGTATAAGTAAAGCTTATGGAGATAAGCTTTTATATGAAGACCTAAATTTTAAACTTCCTCAAGCTGGTATTGTTGGAATTATTGGGCCTAATGGAGCTGGAAAAACTACAATTTTTAGAATGATTATGGGAGAAGAAACTCCGGATAAAGGAAGTTTCTCTGTAGGTGAAACCGCAAAATTGGCGTATGTTGATCAATCTCATTCTAATATAGATCCTGAGAAATCTATTTGGCAAAATTTTAGTGATGAACAAGATTTAGTGGTGATGGGAGGTAAAGAAGTTAATTCTAGAGCATATCTTAGTAGGTTTAATTTTGGTGGAAGTGAGCAAAATAAGAAAGTTTCCACACTTTCTGGAGGTGAGCGTAATAGGTTACATTTAGCGATGACGTTAAAAGAAGAAGGTAATGTATTGCTTTTAGATGAACCGACTAATGATCTTGATGTTAATACGTTACGAGCTTTAGAAGAAGGTTTGGAAAATTTTGCAGGATGTGCCGTTGTAATATCTCACGACCGTTGGTTCTTAGATAGAATTTGTACGCATATATTAGCTTTTGAAGGTGATTCACAAGTATACTTTTTCGAAGGTAGTTTTTCTGACTATGAAGAAAATAAAAAGAAACGTTTAGGAGGTGATTTAATGCCTAAGCGAATTAAGTATAAAAA
- a CDS encoding acyl-CoA carboxylase subunit beta: protein MDINFNKNEDHNKLLVSALRQKLAKVKLGGGEKRIEKLHAKGKMTARERIEYLLDDDDKAIEIGAFAGDEMYEEHGGCPSGGVVIKIGHISGKQCIVVANDATVKAGAWFPITGKKNLRAQEIAIENKLPIIYLVDSAGVYLPMQDEIFPDKEHFGRIFRNNAVMSSMGITQISAVMGSCVAGGAYLPIMSDEALIVDKTGSIFLAGSYLVKAAIGESIDNETLGGATTHCEISGVTDYKSKDDKDALDTIKNIVSKIGDFDKAGYNRVKSIKPKKDPNDIYGILPKARNEQYDMMEIIHRLVDDSDFEEYKSGYGQTIITGYARIDGWAVGIVANQRKIVKNKKGEMQFGGVIYSDSADKATRFIANCNQKKIPLVFLQDVTGFMVGSKSEHGGIIKDGAKMVNAVSNSVVPKFTVVIGNSYGAGNYAMCGKAYDPRLICAWPSAELAVMGGAQAAKVLLQIETASLKKKGEELSKKDEKALFDKIKARYDKQISPYYAAARIWTDGIINPLDTRKWISMGIEAADHAPIEKPFNLGVIQV from the coding sequence ATGGATATAAACTTCAATAAAAACGAAGATCATAATAAACTACTGGTCTCCGCGTTACGTCAAAAACTAGCAAAAGTAAAATTAGGCGGTGGAGAAAAGAGAATAGAAAAGTTACACGCCAAAGGTAAAATGACTGCAAGAGAAAGAATTGAATATTTACTGGACGATGATGACAAAGCCATAGAAATTGGTGCTTTTGCAGGAGATGAAATGTATGAAGAACACGGTGGATGCCCAAGTGGAGGAGTTGTAATTAAAATAGGCCATATAAGTGGTAAGCAATGTATCGTTGTTGCTAATGATGCTACAGTAAAAGCCGGTGCTTGGTTCCCTATAACTGGTAAAAAGAATCTAAGAGCACAAGAAATAGCTATTGAAAATAAATTACCTATTATCTATTTAGTAGATAGTGCTGGAGTTTATCTTCCTATGCAGGATGAAATTTTTCCTGACAAAGAACATTTTGGTAGAATTTTTAGAAATAATGCAGTAATGAGTAGTATGGGAATTACTCAAATCTCGGCTGTAATGGGAAGCTGTGTTGCAGGAGGTGCATATTTGCCTATTATGAGTGATGAAGCTTTAATTGTGGATAAAACAGGAAGTATTTTCTTAGCTGGTAGCTACCTTGTAAAAGCCGCTATTGGAGAAAGTATCGATAATGAAACACTAGGCGGAGCTACTACACATTGTGAAATTTCAGGAGTTACAGATTATAAATCTAAAGATGATAAAGATGCTCTTGACACTATAAAAAATATTGTTTCTAAGATCGGTGATTTTGACAAAGCTGGATACAATAGAGTTAAATCTATAAAACCAAAAAAGGACCCGAATGATATTTATGGTATATTACCTAAAGCTAGAAATGAACAGTATGACATGATGGAAATCATTCATAGATTAGTGGATGATTCTGATTTTGAAGAATATAAATCTGGTTATGGTCAAACAATAATTACAGGTTATGCGCGTATTGATGGTTGGGCTGTAGGTATTGTTGCTAATCAACGTAAAATTGTCAAAAATAAAAAAGGAGAAATGCAGTTTGGAGGAGTTATTTACTCTGACTCTGCAGATAAAGCTACCAGATTTATTGCCAATTGTAATCAAAAGAAAATTCCTTTGGTTTTTTTACAAGACGTTACTGGATTTATGGTAGGAAGTAAAAGTGAACATGGTGGTATTATAAAGGATGGCGCTAAAATGGTAAATGCTGTTAGCAATAGTGTAGTCCCAAAATTTACGGTAGTTATTGGTAACTCTTACGGTGCTGGTAATTATGCAATGTGTGGTAAAGCATATGATCCTCGTTTAATCTGTGCTTGGCCAAGTGCCGAACTTGCTGTAATGGGTGGTGCTCAAGCGGCAAAAGTATTATTGCAAATTGAGACTGCCTCCTTAAAGAAAAAAGGAGAAGAACTCTCTAAAAAAGATGAAAAGGCTTTATTTGATAAAATTAAAGCTCGTTATGATAAGCAGATTTCTCCATATTATGCTGCAGCAAGAATCTGGACAGACGGAATTATTAATCCATTAGATACTAGAAAATGGATTTCTATGGGTATTGAAGCTGCTGACCACGCTCCTATCGAAAAACCTTTTAATCTTGGGGTGATACAAGTGTAA
- a CDS encoding M24 family metallopeptidase: protein MKRFFIFLLLIFTTISQAQILPERDRAEVIDQILADRFNKLLPQLMDQTDFDMWILISREYNEDPVLKTMLPAKWLNARRRTILVFYRDKEKNTIEHLAVARYNVGKYIDSAWDKEKQPDQWKALTDIIAKRDPKKIGINYSEHFGIVDGIVKTDYEEFIKELPDTYKSRVTSAEKLAIAWIETRTEQEMEIYKELVQITHDIIGEAFSTKVVKPGSTTTDDVVWWLRQKVTDMGLKTWFHPTVDIQRDNEKLEDHIVSFSNRPNDKIIKQGDLIHCDFGITYLRLNTDCQQHAYILKNGEMAPPEFLIKAFADGNRVQDIFTSNFETGKTGNEILLKSLEEGRAEGLKPAIYTHPLGLYGHSSGTTIGMWDSQGGVPFTGDYPLHQNTVYAIELNTTVTLSEWNKDIRIMLEEAGFWGKDGFRYVNKRQEELITIPKRK, encoded by the coding sequence ATGAAAAGATTTTTTATATTCCTATTACTAATTTTTACTACAATCTCTCAAGCACAAATTCTTCCAGAAAGAGATAGAGCAGAGGTAATTGATCAAATATTAGCAGATCGTTTTAATAAACTATTACCACAGTTAATGGATCAAACTGATTTTGATATGTGGATATTGATTTCGCGTGAGTATAATGAGGATCCAGTATTAAAGACCATGTTACCAGCAAAATGGCTTAATGCAAGAAGAAGAACTATATTGGTTTTTTATAGGGATAAAGAAAAAAACACAATTGAACACCTTGCTGTAGCTAGATATAATGTTGGTAAGTATATTGATTCTGCTTGGGATAAGGAAAAACAACCGGATCAGTGGAAGGCCCTTACAGATATTATTGCAAAAAGGGATCCCAAAAAGATTGGAATTAATTATTCTGAACATTTTGGAATTGTAGATGGTATAGTTAAAACAGATTATGAAGAATTTATAAAAGAGTTACCAGATACTTACAAGTCTAGAGTAACATCTGCAGAGAAATTAGCTATAGCATGGATAGAAACTAGGACTGAACAAGAAATGGAAATCTATAAAGAGTTAGTACAAATCACACATGATATTATCGGTGAAGCATTTAGTACTAAGGTTGTGAAACCAGGTAGCACAACAACCGATGACGTGGTTTGGTGGTTAAGACAAAAAGTAACAGATATGGGACTTAAAACGTGGTTTCATCCAACTGTAGATATCCAACGGGATAATGAAAAGTTAGAAGATCACATAGTTTCGTTCTCCAATAGACCAAATGATAAAATTATCAAACAAGGGGATCTGATTCATTGTGATTTTGGAATTACATATTTAAGGTTAAATACAGATTGTCAGCAACATGCATATATATTAAAAAATGGAGAAATGGCTCCACCTGAATTCTTGATTAAAGCATTTGCGGATGGTAATAGAGTTCAGGATATTTTTACTTCAAATTTTGAGACAGGGAAAACCGGAAATGAGATACTATTAAAATCTTTAGAAGAAGGCAGAGCAGAAGGATTAAAACCTGCCATTTATACACATCCTTTAGGATTGTATGGACATTCATCGGGTACAACTATTGGAATGTGGGATTCACAAGGCGGTGTTCCTTTTACTGGAGATTATCCGTTACACCAAAATACCGTATATGCTATAGAACTTAATACTACAGTAACATTATCGGAATGGAATAAAGACATTAGAATTATGTTAGAAGAAGCTGGCTTTTGGGGTAAAGATGGATTTAGGTATGTCAATAAAAGACAAGAAGAATTGATAACTATTCCGAAAAGGAAATAA
- a CDS encoding VWA domain-containing protein, with amino-acid sequence MKQLHYFMLLLFTVGITMGQELTITGTVTDASNNDPIPGVNITIKGTNKGAQTDFDGRYSIQTNIGNILTFSFIGYETEEVKIKQDSSIVNVAMSISPAQLEEVVVTAEGIQRKRSVLGYAVSAVSSESISMSRADRRKARRARKQSKANKLNGRVSGLSITNNAGNTNSNNSIRIRGANSISNTNQPLYIVDGIPIDKKNIGKIQSIDPKNISNVEVLKDKTAASLYGIRATHGCVIITTHKGNYKIDNNESYEEIVENSFEKVNMSPLSTFSIDVDKASYSNVRRMINSGQQIPVDAVKIEEMINYFEYDYKQPTNDHPFAIHTEYDKTPWNTKTQLVKIGLKGKEIPQDEIPASNLVFLLDVSGSMNQANKLPLLKRAFKLLVNQLREKDKVSIVVYAGAAGMVLKPTSGAHKNEINRALDNLSAGGSTAGGAGIELAYKIAQENFMKKGNNRVILATDGDFNVGMSSDSDMKTLIEEKRKSGVFLTCLGFGMHNYKDSKLETLADKGNGNHAYIDTMQEAQRVLGKEFGGTLYTIAKDVKIQVEFNPGKVQAYRLIGYENRLLADEDFVDDTKDAGELGSGHTVTALYEIIPVGVKSNYIKSTPDLKYTDTKITKNYGDELLTVKFRYKKPQGNKSIEMVHILKTDKKQVSKDFNFAASVAWFGMKIRKSRYITNKNINDIITMAEENRSLDRQGYRAEFIRLMNSYQTL; translated from the coding sequence ATGAAACAACTACACTATTTTATGCTTTTGTTATTTACCGTTGGAATAACAATGGGCCAAGAACTAACAATTACAGGAACTGTTACGGATGCCAGCAATAATGATCCAATTCCTGGAGTAAATATTACTATTAAAGGAACGAATAAAGGAGCTCAAACTGATTTTGACGGGAGGTATTCAATTCAAACAAATATTGGAAATATTTTAACTTTTTCTTTTATCGGCTATGAAACTGAAGAAGTAAAAATAAAACAAGATAGTTCTATTGTCAATGTAGCTATGAGTATATCTCCCGCACAACTAGAAGAAGTTGTAGTAACTGCAGAAGGAATACAAAGAAAACGAAGTGTTTTAGGGTATGCAGTCTCTGCTGTTAGTAGTGAATCTATTAGTATGTCTAGAGCAGATAGAAGGAAAGCTAGAAGAGCAAGAAAACAATCAAAAGCTAATAAGTTAAATGGGAGAGTTTCTGGATTATCAATAACTAATAATGCGGGAAATACGAACTCTAATAATTCTATAAGAATAAGAGGAGCTAACAGTATTTCTAATACAAATCAACCTTTATATATTGTAGATGGTATACCTATAGATAAAAAAAATATAGGAAAGATTCAGAGTATAGATCCTAAAAACATTTCTAATGTAGAAGTTTTGAAAGATAAAACTGCAGCTTCATTATACGGTATAAGAGCAACTCATGGATGTGTTATAATTACTACGCACAAAGGGAATTATAAAATAGATAATAATGAATCATATGAAGAAATAGTAGAAAATAGTTTTGAAAAGGTAAATATGTCTCCGTTATCTACATTTTCTATAGATGTTGACAAAGCATCATACAGTAACGTTCGAAGAATGATTAATAGTGGTCAACAAATACCTGTAGATGCTGTTAAGATCGAAGAGATGATTAATTATTTTGAATATGACTATAAACAACCAACCAATGATCATCCATTCGCAATTCATACAGAATATGATAAAACTCCTTGGAATACCAAAACTCAATTGGTAAAAATAGGATTAAAAGGAAAAGAAATTCCGCAAGATGAAATTCCAGCCTCGAACTTGGTTTTTCTGCTTGATGTATCTGGTTCTATGAATCAAGCTAATAAATTACCATTACTAAAGAGAGCTTTTAAATTATTAGTAAATCAATTAAGAGAGAAAGATAAAGTGTCGATAGTGGTTTATGCTGGAGCCGCTGGAATGGTATTGAAACCGACATCTGGAGCTCATAAAAACGAAATCAATCGAGCATTAGATAATTTGAGTGCTGGAGGTTCTACAGCTGGAGGAGCAGGTATAGAACTTGCGTATAAAATTGCACAAGAAAATTTCATGAAGAAAGGAAACAATCGTGTGATTCTTGCTACAGATGGTGATTTTAATGTGGGAATGAGCAGCGATTCGGATATGAAAACATTGATTGAAGAAAAGCGTAAATCTGGTGTGTTCTTAACATGTTTAGGTTTTGGGATGCATAATTATAAGGATAGTAAATTAGAAACTCTGGCGGATAAAGGTAACGGGAATCATGCATATATTGATACTATGCAAGAAGCTCAAAGAGTATTAGGTAAAGAATTTGGAGGAACATTATATACCATTGCCAAAGATGTAAAGATACAAGTAGAATTTAATCCAGGAAAAGTACAAGCATATCGTTTGATTGGTTATGAAAATAGATTATTAGCTGATGAAGACTTTGTGGATGATACAAAAGATGCAGGAGAATTAGGCAGTGGTCATACAGTTACCGCGTTATATGAAATTATACCAGTAGGAGTAAAAAGTAACTACATAAAAAGTACACCAGATCTAAAGTATACGGATACTAAAATCACTAAAAATTATGGAGATGAATTATTAACTGTAAAATTTAGATATAAAAAACCGCAAGGAAATAAGAGTATTGAAATGGTTCACATACTAAAAACAGATAAAAAGCAGGTATCAAAAGATTTCAATTTTGCAGCATCTGTTGCTTGGTTTGGTATGAAAATTAGAAAGTCAAGATATATAACAAATAAAAATATCAATGATATTATAACAATGGCAGAAGAAAACAGATCTTTAGATCGTCAAGGTTATAGAGCAGAGTTTATAAGATTAATGAATAGTTATCAGACGCTTTAA